One genomic window of Nitrosomonas sp. Is35 includes the following:
- a CDS encoding AbrB/MazE/SpoVT family DNA-binding domain-containing protein, with product MTQTEVQLDPQGRLVIPAQLRRSLGFESGDSLIARMEDGRLILEKAGTIKQRLKHRFAHLPSTTSLAEELIADRREEAKRETGE from the coding sequence ATGACACAAACCGAAGTGCAACTCGATCCTCAAGGGCGGCTGGTGATCCCAGCGCAGCTCAGGCGTTCGCTTGGATTTGAATCCGGTGACAGCCTGATCGCGCGTATGGAAGATGGTCGTTTGATTCTGGAAAAAGCTGGAACGATTAAGCAAAGACTCAAACACCGCTTTGCTCACTTACCCTCAACCACCAGTCTCGCCGAAGAACTCATCGCTGACCGGCGGGAAGAAGCAAAACGGGAAACCGGTGAATGA
- the fabF gene encoding beta-ketoacyl-ACP synthase II, which yields MRIVVTGMGIVSPIGMGIDQFWKNAVAGTSGIVSIQSFDAAKQRSKIAGEVTGFDPTSFLSAKQIEQTDRFTQLALHAAQQALEDAGGLEGYEPRRLAVSLGSGMGGFSTFESSAARRFQNKSVPPFTVPRIMANSAAAWIATKYGLKGINLTTSTACSSAANAIGMALDLLRTGKADAVVTGGAEACVLPLTMTGFEALFALSTGFNADPAHASRPFAKGRDGFVMGEGAGILVLETEEAALKRGAKIYARLAGYGCACDATHIVAPDVDGQVAAMQAALDDAGMTSGQVDYINAHATSTPIGDVVETKAIKQLFGERAPEIPISATKSMIGHSIGASAAIGSIAAIMTLQTGTIHPTINLLEADPECDLNYTPNTAVEKKVQTALCNAFGFGGNNVSIVFTTL from the coding sequence ATGCGTATCGTCGTTACCGGAATGGGGATTGTGTCACCGATTGGCATGGGCATTGACCAATTCTGGAAAAATGCGGTAGCCGGTACCAGTGGGATTGTCAGTATTCAAAGCTTTGATGCCGCCAAACAGCGCTCGAAAATTGCCGGTGAAGTGACCGGTTTTGATCCCACCTCATTCCTTTCCGCCAAACAGATCGAACAAACTGACCGGTTTACCCAACTTGCTTTACACGCGGCACAACAAGCGCTGGAAGACGCAGGTGGTTTGGAAGGCTATGAGCCACGGCGCTTGGCCGTCAGCCTGGGGTCGGGCATGGGCGGATTTTCGACGTTCGAGTCTTCCGCCGCGCGCAGATTTCAAAACAAATCGGTGCCACCTTTTACCGTTCCGCGCATCATGGCGAACTCAGCCGCCGCCTGGATAGCAACCAAATACGGACTGAAGGGCATCAACCTGACGACCAGCACGGCGTGTTCCTCGGCTGCCAATGCGATTGGCATGGCGCTGGATTTATTGCGCACGGGGAAAGCCGACGCTGTCGTTACGGGCGGCGCAGAAGCGTGCGTATTGCCGCTCACGATGACGGGTTTCGAGGCATTGTTTGCACTATCCACCGGTTTTAATGCCGATCCGGCGCATGCCTCGCGTCCGTTTGCCAAAGGCCGCGACGGTTTTGTCATGGGCGAAGGCGCGGGCATTCTGGTGCTGGAAACGGAGGAAGCCGCCCTGAAGCGCGGCGCGAAAATTTATGCCCGGCTGGCCGGTTATGGTTGTGCCTGTGACGCGACGCACATCGTCGCGCCGGATGTCGACGGGCAAGTCGCTGCGATGCAGGCGGCACTGGACGATGCCGGTATGACATCCGGCCAAGTGGACTATATCAACGCCCACGCCACTTCCACACCCATCGGCGATGTGGTCGAAACCAAGGCGATCAAGCAATTGTTCGGCGAACGCGCGCCGGAAATTCCGATCAGCGCCACCAAATCGATGATCGGCCACAGCATCGGCGCTTCCGCAGCCATCGGTAGTATTGCTGCCATCATGACCTTGCAAACGGGCACGATACATCCCACGATCAATTTGCTGGAAGCCGATCCCGAGTGCGACTTGAACTACACGCCCAATACCGCAGTAGAGAAAAAAGTGCAGACCGCTCTGTGCAATGCATTCGGATTCGGCGGCAACAACGTCAGCATCGTTTTTACAACTCTATAA
- a CDS encoding SRPBCC family protein, whose amino-acid sequence MSTNTIRLHRVLRAPPERVYRAFLDADAMVKWIPPNGFTAKVHHMEAKTGGCFKMSFTNFSSGHSHSFGGEYLELVPFERIRYTDKFDDPDLPGEMQVTVSLKPVSCGTELNIVQKGVPAVIPAEACYLGWQESLTLLAKLVEAEIPG is encoded by the coding sequence ATGTCCACAAACACTATCCGCCTTCATCGCGTGCTGCGCGCGCCACCTGAGAGAGTTTACCGGGCTTTTCTGGATGCCGATGCGATGGTTAAATGGATTCCGCCGAATGGTTTCACCGCGAAGGTTCATCATATGGAGGCTAAAACCGGCGGCTGTTTCAAGATGTCCTTTACGAACTTCAGCAGCGGGCATAGCCATTCGTTTGGCGGTGAGTATCTGGAGCTGGTGCCGTTTGAGCGTATCCGCTATACGGACAAGTTCGATGATCCGGATCTGCCTGGAGAGATGCAGGTCACGGTATCGTTAAAACCGGTTTCCTGCGGGACCGAGTTGAACATCGTGCAAAAAGGTGTGCCGGCAGTGATTCCGGCCGAGGCTTGCTATCTCGGCTGGCAGGAATCGCTCACGTTGCTGGCAAAGCTCGTCGAAGCCGAGATCCCGGGCTGA
- a CDS encoding type II toxin-antitoxin system VapC family toxin: MTIVLDASALLAFLQNEPGWDQVEAALPDAVISSVNWTEVVQKSIAANVDVNGMREDLEALGLRITPFSAEEAGIAAQLWQKTRQAGLSLGDRACLSTGIRLDAPVLTADKIWATLNLPVAVRCIR, encoded by the coding sequence ATGACAATAGTTCTGGATGCCTCCGCTTTGCTGGCTTTTCTGCAGAATGAACCCGGCTGGGATCAGGTTGAAGCGGCTTTGCCGGATGCCGTCATTTCTAGCGTCAATTGGACGGAAGTGGTGCAAAAATCAATCGCGGCAAATGTCGATGTCAACGGCATGCGCGAAGATCTTGAAGCGCTGGGCTTGCGGATCACCCCATTCAGCGCCGAAGAAGCCGGGATTGCCGCGCAGCTTTGGCAAAAAACCCGCCAAGCCGGTTTGTCGTTGGGAGATCGAGCTTGTCTAAGCACCGGTATCCGGCTGGATGCACCGGTACTGACCGCCGATAAAATCTGGGCCACACTGAATTTACCTGTTGCTGTGCGTTGTATCCGTTAA
- a CDS encoding DUF6602 domain-containing protein, protein MPKSILSSRLVDVVDSCLREANSVGSIKHNGMVGKIREIFLTDLILPLLPDGFYAGTGKIIDRVGELSAETDIIIYNKSRFSPLLFDEKTGIFPIDCVYYAIEVKSTVTLKEVRDAIKKGESIRSLNGPPIHHVLFGFRTNLKKEKEKALLRIQESQKEYEFPPVNIYCVVDAGYCYYEKEWKVFVSTDRRAEVIGLLIGIVNTLVKTGIRSPDFNPGNYLAWWE, encoded by the coding sequence TTGCCAAAATCCATACTCTCTTCCAGACTAGTTGATGTTGTTGACTCTTGCCTTCGGGAGGCAAATTCTGTTGGTTCAATCAAACACAATGGAATGGTGGGGAAAATTCGAGAAATATTCCTTACTGATTTGATATTGCCGTTATTGCCAGATGGATTTTATGCTGGTACAGGAAAAATCATTGATAGAGTCGGGGAATTATCCGCCGAGACGGATATTATTATTTACAACAAGTCTCGATTTTCACCTCTATTATTTGATGAAAAGACCGGAATCTTTCCTATCGACTGTGTCTATTACGCAATCGAAGTGAAATCCACTGTAACTCTGAAAGAAGTACGGGATGCAATAAAAAAGGGGGAGTCTATACGTTCCTTAAATGGTCCTCCAATCCATCATGTTCTTTTTGGCTTTCGGACAAACTTGAAAAAAGAAAAAGAAAAAGCTCTTCTTCGAATTCAGGAATCTCAAAAAGAATACGAATTTCCTCCTGTCAATATCTATTGCGTGGTAGATGCTGGATATTGCTATTACGAAAAAGAATGGAAAGTGTTTGTTTCAACTGATCGTAGAGCTGAAGTGATCGGACTCTTAATTGGTATCGTGAATACTCTAGTTAAAACAGGCATCCGATCTCCTGATTTCAACCCAGGAAATTACTTGGCATGGTGGGAATAA
- a CDS encoding AbrB/MazE/SpoVT family DNA-binding domain-containing protein gives MTHLIKIGNSQGIRIPKPLIEQADLEGKDLQLQVVEGGLLITPKKAAREGWRESIEGTLKAHGTEPLDQEWLNAPLSSDDNLDW, from the coding sequence ATGACCCATCTCATCAAAATCGGCAATTCCCAAGGCATACGTATCCCCAAGCCACTCATCGAACAAGCTGATTTGGAGGGTAAAGATTTGCAATTGCAAGTCGTGGAGGGCGGTTTGTTGATTACGCCCAAGAAGGCGGCGCGGGAAGGTTGGCGTGAATCCATTGAAGGTACATTGAAAGCTCACGGCACGGAGCCGCTGGATCAAGAATGGCTGAATGCGCCATTGTCTTCCGATGACAATTTGGACTGGTAA
- a CDS encoding acyl carrier protein, which produces MDTADLEAKVIEFIASKVENIDTSTITTASKFEELGLDSMDTVQLLFDAEDAFGVTFDGDEVKNLRTVGDIVTYINEHPPEGKG; this is translated from the coding sequence ATGGATACAGCAGACCTCGAAGCGAAAGTCATCGAATTTATCGCGTCAAAAGTTGAAAACATCGACACATCCACCATCACCACCGCATCCAAATTCGAAGAACTCGGGCTCGACTCAATGGACACCGTGCAACTGCTGTTCGACGCGGAAGACGCTTTTGGTGTTACGTTCGACGGCGATGAAGTCAAGAATCTCCGCACGGTGGGGGATATTGTTACTTATATTAACGAGCATCCGCCGGAGGGGAAGGGTTAG
- a CDS encoding alpha/beta fold hydrolase has protein sequence MFHKNHLTAGVIFFFLLIALSGCVHRPFVTAPYPRWGNEIAIEQGGEGPLILRTLPPQSSQASACVLLVHGMNEHIGRYGEVARYFSQRYFVASFDHYAHGLSNPVLRRADRALAEGADRADVSDAYLAQSALYDLEPLRQTLGRALQAFMAQCDAQGHPQRPVFIVAHSLGGLVTASYLLKHQNESDLRKRLQGVVFLAPAFAVSEPPGWRGWVANPLIKLSFHAETHFLHPQDEPLPLLLFNQLLSLVTVPVLDGLFEMFSWPGLRNFATPTSPAWVTDYLTDSEEEKARLRADGWIVRRSLLRYVKGIEEEVVRFRRNMAGFSIPYYLIYSELDPITPAWGGEDFARVTLQHNPANEVLKLPGLPYHQHVFMQEPARTELLQKIEQWLDRRLRVVQ, from the coding sequence ATGTTTCACAAAAATCATTTAACAGCTGGAGTGATCTTTTTTTTCCTGCTGATAGCACTTTCCGGTTGTGTTCACCGGCCGTTTGTCACCGCTCCCTATCCCCGTTGGGGAAATGAAATTGCGATCGAGCAGGGTGGTGAGGGACCGTTGATTCTGCGTACTTTGCCGCCGCAATCCAGTCAAGCAAGCGCCTGTGTGTTGCTGGTACACGGCATGAACGAGCATATCGGGCGTTATGGCGAGGTGGCGCGGTATTTTTCTCAACGCTATTTTGTTGCCAGTTTTGATCATTATGCGCATGGCCTTTCCAATCCGGTGCTACGCCGTGCGGATCGGGCGCTCGCAGAGGGAGCCGATCGGGCCGATGTCAGCGATGCCTATCTGGCGCAATCGGCTTTGTACGATTTGGAACCATTGCGGCAGACGTTGGGCCGGGCGTTGCAAGCCTTCATGGCGCAGTGCGATGCGCAAGGCCATCCGCAGCGGCCAGTGTTCATCGTGGCGCACAGTCTGGGCGGACTGGTGACCGCGTCGTATTTACTTAAGCATCAAAACGAATCCGATCTGCGCAAACGGTTGCAGGGTGTGGTTTTTCTCGCCCCGGCTTTTGCCGTGAGCGAACCGCCGGGATGGCGCGGCTGGGTGGCGAATCCCTTGATCAAGCTGTCTTTTCATGCAGAAACGCATTTTCTGCATCCGCAAGATGAGCCGCTGCCTTTGCTGCTGTTCAATCAATTACTTTCATTGGTCACGGTGCCGGTTCTGGATGGTTTATTCGAGATGTTTTCCTGGCCGGGACTGCGCAACTTTGCGACGCCTACCTCACCAGCTTGGGTGACGGATTACTTGACCGATAGCGAGGAAGAGAAAGCCCGCCTGCGTGCCGACGGCTGGATCGTCCGCCGCAGTCTGTTGCGCTACGTGAAAGGCATCGAAGAAGAAGTTGTTCGTTTCCGCCGCAACATGGCCGGTTTCTCGATACCGTATTACCTGATTTATTCCGAACTGGACCCGATTACCCCCGCCTGGGGTGGCGAAGATTTTGCCCGTGTGACACTGCAACATAATCCCGCTAACGAAGTTTTGAAACTACCTGGTCTGCCGTATCACCAGCACGTGTTTATGCAAGAACCGGCACGGACCGAATTGCTGCAGAAAATCGAACAATGGCTGGATCGCCGGTTACGTGTAGTGCAATGA
- a CDS encoding type II toxin-antitoxin system PemK/MazF family toxin, protein MPKVSRFQVWLVQLDPTQGSEINKTRPCVVISPDELSALSTMLMAPMTSRGFEFPCRVACSFKKKQGLILLDQIRAVDKTRLVSKLGVIDEATQIELCQRLQEMFAY, encoded by the coding sequence ATGCCGAAAGTTTCGCGGTTCCAGGTTTGGCTGGTACAACTCGACCCGACGCAAGGCTCTGAAATCAACAAAACAAGACCTTGTGTTGTTATTTCCCCGGATGAGCTTTCTGCTTTATCTACCATGCTCATGGCGCCGATGACCAGCCGTGGTTTTGAATTTCCCTGCAGGGTTGCTTGCAGTTTCAAGAAAAAACAGGGTTTGATTTTGCTGGATCAGATCCGCGCTGTCGATAAAACCCGCTTGGTCAGCAAACTCGGGGTTATTGACGAAGCAACGCAAATCGAATTGTGCCAGCGATTGCAAGAGATGTTCGCTTACTGA